The following coding sequences are from one Strix uralensis isolate ZFMK-TIS-50842 chromosome 6, bStrUra1, whole genome shotgun sequence window:
- the LOC141945103 gene encoding nucleoporin NUP35-like isoform X2, whose amino-acid sequence MAAFAVEPPAAGAEPMTLGSPTSPKPGASAQFLPGFLMGDLPAPVTPQPRALSGPSVAVMEMRSPLLPGGSPPQPVVPTPKDKSGAPPVRSLYDELSSPGLGSTPLTSRRPASFSLTQSPLAGAMPSTPGTASSMFSPASIGQPRKTTLSPAQLDPFYTQGDSLTSDDQLDDTWVTVFGFPQASASYILLQFAQYGNILKHVMSNTGNWMHIRYQSKLQARKALSKDGRIFGESLMIGVKPCIDKSVMENFERSSTPSTSSVFTPPTKSVSTPVQPANNSARISTMRPLATAYKASSSDYQVVSDRQTPRKDESIVSKAMEYVFGW is encoded by the exons GAGCCGAGCCGATGACTCTGGGCTCCCCGACATCTCCAAAACCGGGAGCTAGTGCTCAATTTCTTCCTGGGTTCCTGATGGGAGATCTACCTGCTCCAGTGACTCCCCAACCTCGTGCTTTAAGCGGCCCTTCAGTTGCTGTAATGGAAATGAGGTCTCCGCTACTTCCAG GAGGATCTCCCCCACAACCAGTAGTCCCTACACCTAAAGATAAAAGCGGTGCTCCACCAGTTAGAAGCCTGTACGATGAATTATCTAGTCCCGGACTTGGATCAACACCTCTGACCTCAAGAAGACCA GCCAGCTTTTCGCTAACACAGAGCCCGTTGGCTGGAGCGATGCCATCAACTCCTGGAACAG CCTCGAGTATGTTCAGTCCTGCAAGTATTGGGCAGCCTAGGAAGACTACTCTCTCTCCTGCTCAGCTAGACCCTTTTTATACTCAGGGTGATTCCCTGACTTCAGATGATCAACTTGATGACACCTGGGTAACTGTATTTGG gttTCCTCAAGCATCAGCTTCATACATTCTTCTACAGTTTGCTCAGTATGGAAATATATTAAAGCATGTG ATGTCCAACACGGGAAACTGGATGCATATTCGATACCAGTCTAAGCTTCAAGCCCGGAAAGCCTTAAGCAAAGATGGAAGAATTTTTGGTGAATCTCTGATGATTGGTGTCAAGCCGTGTATAGATAAA AGTGTGATGGAAAACTTTGAAAGAAGCTCTACGCCCTCAACGTCTTCAGTTTTCACTCCACCTACAAAATCTGTCAGCACACCAGTACAACCTGCAAATAATAGTGCAAGAATTTCTACAATGAGACCTCTTGCAACAGCGTATAAAGCTTCCAGTAGTGACTATCAG GTGGTTTCTGACAGACAAACTCCGCGGAAAGATGAAAGCATTGTGTCTAAAGCAATGGAATATGTGTTCGGCTGGTAA
- the LOC141945103 gene encoding nucleoporin NUP35-like isoform X1 codes for MAAFAVEPPAAGAEPMTLGSPTSPKPGASAQFLPGFLMGDLPAPVTPQPRALSGPSVAVMEMRSPLLPGGSPPQPVVPTPKDKSGAPPVRSLYDELSSPGLGSTPLTSRRPASFSLTQSPLAGAMPSTPGTASSMFSPASIGQPRKTTLSPAQLDPFYTQGDSLTSDDQLDDTWVTVFGFPQASASYILLQFAQYGNILKHVMSNTGNWMHIRYQSKLQARKALSKDGRIFGESLMIGVKPCIDKSVMENFERSSTPSTSSVFTPPTKSVSTPVQPANNSARISTMRPLATAYKASSSDYQVVSDRQTPRKDESIVSKAMEYVFGWFFSFLKR; via the exons GAGCCGAGCCGATGACTCTGGGCTCCCCGACATCTCCAAAACCGGGAGCTAGTGCTCAATTTCTTCCTGGGTTCCTGATGGGAGATCTACCTGCTCCAGTGACTCCCCAACCTCGTGCTTTAAGCGGCCCTTCAGTTGCTGTAATGGAAATGAGGTCTCCGCTACTTCCAG GAGGATCTCCCCCACAACCAGTAGTCCCTACACCTAAAGATAAAAGCGGTGCTCCACCAGTTAGAAGCCTGTACGATGAATTATCTAGTCCCGGACTTGGATCAACACCTCTGACCTCAAGAAGACCA GCCAGCTTTTCGCTAACACAGAGCCCGTTGGCTGGAGCGATGCCATCAACTCCTGGAACAG CCTCGAGTATGTTCAGTCCTGCAAGTATTGGGCAGCCTAGGAAGACTACTCTCTCTCCTGCTCAGCTAGACCCTTTTTATACTCAGGGTGATTCCCTGACTTCAGATGATCAACTTGATGACACCTGGGTAACTGTATTTGG gttTCCTCAAGCATCAGCTTCATACATTCTTCTACAGTTTGCTCAGTATGGAAATATATTAAAGCATGTG ATGTCCAACACGGGAAACTGGATGCATATTCGATACCAGTCTAAGCTTCAAGCCCGGAAAGCCTTAAGCAAAGATGGAAGAATTTTTGGTGAATCTCTGATGATTGGTGTCAAGCCGTGTATAGATAAA AGTGTGATGGAAAACTTTGAAAGAAGCTCTACGCCCTCAACGTCTTCAGTTTTCACTCCACCTACAAAATCTGTCAGCACACCAGTACAACCTGCAAATAATAGTGCAAGAATTTCTACAATGAGACCTCTTGCAACAGCGTATAAAGCTTCCAGTAGTGACTATCAG GTGGTTTCTGACAGACAAACTCCGCGGAAAGATGAAAGCATTGTGTCTAAAGCAATGGAATATGTGTTCGGCTG gtttttctcttttctgaaaagatGA